The Hevea brasiliensis isolate MT/VB/25A 57/8 chromosome 9, ASM3005281v1, whole genome shotgun sequence nucleotide sequence GCGCAAAGCTGCACATAATTGAAGATAAGCAACCCCCAAGTGGTCTCTACCACTTCTGGTGTAGCTCATTAAATCAAAAAAGAAAGATTCAAATTCTAAAGGCCTGTTGGGAAATCCCACATTGAGAATATACATAATGAAAGTGTATAATATAACTGGTtgagttataatattaaattgactaattattttaatgtataaaCAGCTAATCACTTATATGTGTGTGTATTAATAATGAATTAAAGTGTAATATTTCCGACACTTTCTCTGAATTCAACATGATATCAAAGCACAGATTGAGTTGTGCATTTCAACCACCTAAGTTTGTGGTTGCACTTGAAGGGGAGTGTTGGGACACACTGAAAATATAAATAATGATAGGGCATGCCTATTATAAATcactttctccaaatttaacaagGCATTTCAGGGAAATTTACTGATTCATGTGAGAAATCTAAAAAAAGATGAGAAGTGCCCCCATGATATCAGAAGAAAACTAGAGAAAGGAACGGACTACGATGAAAATCATTCTTTAAATGCTAACAATGATAATTTTGCAAAACGTCACTAAAAGCATATATTTAGGATACTCACTGTTGTTGTAACAATGCTAACTGGAATAATTGCTTCAATAAATGTACAAAACAACTTACTTACCAGCATACTCAGGTGCAAGATAGCCAAAGGTGCCTGCCAATCGAGTTTCCACAGAATACTTCCCATCGGGTGCATTTCTAACCAAACCAAAATCTGCCACTTTGGCTCTCATGTCATCACCAAGAAGAATATTAGTTGGTTTCAAATCTCTATGAATGAAACTCTGCTGGGCTAAACTGTGCAGGTACTCGATTCCTCTTGCCACATCTAGTGCAATAGTAACTCTTTGCTTCCACGTAAGTGGACTGTAGCTATGAACTTGCCAATCAAACAAATGATCCCCTAGTGTTCCACGAGGCATGTACTCATAGACCAACAGTCTCTCATTGCCATTCACACAGTAACCTAACAGAGCAACAAGATGCCTATGTCTAACCTTTGAAAGCACTGCAATCTCTGCCTGAAACTCATTCATACCTTTGGTGCCCATCACTGTGGATTCCATCCTCTTCACAGCAATCTTAGTCCCATCATGCAACTCCCCCCGATACACTACACCGAAACCGCCTCTTCCAATAATATTTTCTTCGCTAAAATTATTTGTAACTTGTCTAAGAATTTCAATTGACACTGCAACATTTCCACCCTCAAACATCTTACGGTCGCTATCCCCACCGCTACTCTGGCTATGCAGTTCAGTAGGCAGCCCATTGTACCCATTAGTCCCACTTGGCCCTCCATTCTTACCCAGTACCCGCACACTGTCATCTTTCTCCATATCCCCATAACTTGGACgccttttattatatttatacaaCACGAATGATAAAACAGCAATAAAAATAACAACAGCTATAATAATGCCAGCAATTATACCTCCCGCTATTCCACTACGTTTTCCTGCACCTGATGGAGATGTGCTCGCACTGGGTGAGCCACCGTTTGTGGCAGATGATTCTGGAGTGCCTCCGCCAGTGCTTATATCCGTACCCAGCAGAAGGTTTCCAGGCTTAGTGATCAACTTCACCGAGCTAGAAAATGCCGGAACTTTACCAGAGAGATTATTATTGGAAACGTCAAGTGTCTGAAGTGCGAGTTTCGTCATGCTATCAGGAATAGAACCTGTCAAGTTATTGTTATTGAGATACAAATTCTTCAAATTAGTGAGATTGGCAAATGCAGGAGAAATAATCCCTGAGAAGCCCTGCTTTCCCAAATTAACAGTGGTTACTTTTTTATTCGGATCGCAGGAAACAAAATTCCAACCAGAACAGGCATCATTTCCTGTCCAATCATCAGAGAGTTTCGATGGATACCCAAGAGTTGCAGCAATCTCAAGCAACGCGGTCACCTGCTCATCACAGGCCTTCCCAGAAACAGTACAGTAATTGTTTTTCCCATCATTAGTGACCTTAACAGATGATTTGAACACTGGAGAAGGACCCTGCAATTTGTTATTTGACAAAGAGATGTTAGCCAGATTTGGAAGCGTCACTAAGGAAGCCGGCACCTCCCCAGTAAACTGATTGTCTCGCAGCTGCAAGTCGAAAAGGCTAGTACATTTGGACAAATCTGGAATTGGACCAGTAAACTGATTCTTCTGGAGCCACACCTGGTACAACTGGGTCATCGATGGGAGCACATCAATAGTGCCCGTTAAACCCATTTGCTGATTATTTAGCCACAAGTTCTGGATCGAAGAATTTGCGAAAGACCATGGCAAAGAACCTGTCAGATTATTATAGCTGAGCCTCAAACTCTGAATACCGGGAAAAGATGCAAAAATGTCAGGAATTGAGCCAAAAATGTTGGATTGCCTAGCATCTAAAGTCTTGAGAGCAGAGGAATCAGCAAGATCTGTAGGAAGCTCCCAGGGAGAGAGATTAATGTTGCCTCCAATGCTCAAGGTTTGCAAACTAGTGAGCCCTTTGAAGAACCCGGAAGGGAATGAAGTGAAATTATTGGAATCCAGGTATAAACTCTGCAAACGTGAGAGATTAGCGAGAGATGGGAGATCCCCAGAAAGCTTATTATTTTGGAGGGAGATCTCCTGGAGCTCATTGAGTAAACCGAGCTCCGACGGGAGGTTGCCGGTGAGATCTTCGTTAGGAAGGGAAATGGAGGTAACCCTGCCAGAGGGATCACATCCTACACCCTTCCAGCTGCAGAAGTCAGAGGAGGACTTGGTGGACCAACCAGAGGGCAACGGGGCGAGGGAGCTGGCGAGTTTAAGCATGACGGCACCGTCATCAGCGGCGGCAGTTGATAGGAGAATGAGaagaaagaaggggagaaagtggAAAAGAAGACGATGAACCATCGGAGGGCGGAGAGAAGCGCAACGAAAGAGGCGAAcggacacagagagagagagagagagagagagagagagagaggttctTAGCTTCTAAAGTTTAGGATTTTTGTTCATGAAATGAACAGGTCAGACGCAAGATGAGGGAGACGAGTAAGTAGGTCgtgtttttttgttttattttattttattttttatgaaattaatggACAGCAAAGAAAGGTTGGGCATTGTctgttatttttcttattttctagTTTTTGTTATTCTAAAAAACAAAATTAGAAATGCAACTTGCTTGTAATAACAGAcaataaaatttcttaaaaataaattattttataaaatatttttataagtttttttaaaaaaataatttttttgtaaaataataatttaataattaaagagctataaaattttatttttaaagatgaaagatataattaattaaaatgctaATAACTTTGAAAACAATAGAAAACTAAGTGTTTTAAACTTCTAAGGTTTATTTTCTTACAATTATTAATCTTATTATTTTAGATAAATTGCATTTTTGTTatcgaaatttttatatatataaattgtaatATAAATATCAAAAGATTAATTTGTGATGTTTAAAAAAATTACAGGAAGAAATGAAcgtattgcattttcttaattttattttttattttcgttGAActgttttatctcataattttataaaatttattgtttttttttatgaatttagaCTAGACTTTTTGGTGATTTGTTTTATCCTAATTCATAAATAGGATGCATTGTAATTTCAACTTGTCTTCTGGTATGGACAAATGGCTGAGAGTGCAGTGCAATTTATCCAAATCTTGTGTAATAACATTGCATCTTGTAATGAGATGAAATATTGTGTGCGTGTTAACAGAGGATTACCAATGGgaaaagagggaaaaaaaaaaaggtagaaaAATAGGATATttataaatttgaaaaaaataaaactatTGTTTTTAAAACCACCCAATTATGCGAATTAAGTAATGTTCTTTTATCGAGAAATTAAGGACTAATTGAATACATATTATCCATAAAGACTCAAAaactaaatattattaaaaaaatagcaCATGCACAAATTAAGATATTTCTATTGATAGTGTGAGCTAGCTTGCACTTGCATAACGGCAAGTTTGCTGCCAGTCTGTCTGTGACAGAAAAATTCTGAAGGGCCCACAGTTGTGCGTGTGGGGCCCACATTGCTTAGATCGCCGCTTGAGACGGTAACTTTTTCTGGTATATCTTCTTGAAAGGAGCCTCCATTTTACGGCTAAACATGACAcgcaattatttaattttataaataatttaaaaaaattaataaaatttaagtttttttttttaaactgataACCCATCAATCTCTTTTATAAAGggtcattttaatttaattttataaaaattattataattaaaaataaaattttttaaattaatttattaattattttataaaaaattacttaattttattaaattaaaaaaaagatatgtaaaatatatataattattttacttttatcaaatctTTTTtctgttaattaaataattttatttataaaattattaataaattaatagatccacttaaaaatttttaatttttaattttataaaattaaatcaaaatttaataatttttataaaaatatttataaaattaacaaACCATATCTAATAATTAAGCTATATTCATGATCTATTTTTTCTCCCATATTTACAAGGAAAGTCATTAATGAACAATATTTTAATGTATTTATTTCCAAATTTCGCCTCTAATGTCTGCTACATGAAAAATAGATGAAAACAATAAACTTTCATACCAAACTTTTAGTGATAGCAATAAagtaaaatatttacaaaaattattgaaatttaaatttaaatttaattaatatttttgtttacttgaatttatctaaatttattaaaatttatccttaaCCTCTCAATTTCATCTaagtttgattattattattattattacttgaatttatttaattttatatattttaattaatattttacataaaaaatatttttaaataataatttatataaaatataatatataaaaatatataaatattatttaaaatatatatattatatttaattaattatatatactaTATAAATGTGGAAAGAAGACATTAACTTTGCCAAAAATGCACCTTATGATTTATAATATTTGTGAAAATACCACTAAAAATATATCTATAGCAATTTCTCACTAATAATACACATTATTGACGGCACTCCTTCCCTAATATTACTTTTAGTGAAAATGTATCATCGCTAATACTTTGAATAACGAGAAACTATTCTATATAAATCTGTCGCTAATAACTAATGGTGATAATTTATTTATCATTAATACTAAAAAAGAAATTAGTTTTGATAAATTTGTCACtcataatttttaaaaacttATCCATCGTAAatctgtaaataattttaatttctaatattactataattaatgtaaaataaaattttaatagtatTCAACAGTAACTCTATTTACATAAAAAATCCTATTATAATTCAATATTCTTAATTTTATaagtattaattcattaaaattatttgatttataataataaaattaataaaaaaatcttaACGACTAAATTTCActtctattaatttatttttattaattattttaaatatttataaatttataatattaaattataaaattacagttatttaattaatataattataaaattattattaaaaattgaccatttaattgaataaaaaaattatatttatataattagatATGAAACTCcaatcataaatattttatatactaTGAATTTGTAGCTATCTAAACAAAAAATAGTAACAGATAAACTTTTAGATTTAAATACTTTATTTTTGTAAAATAAGACCCAAGTCtaattaattttgacatataatatgatttttttttatttattatatttttgtgttttttttttttctctagtaGGCAAACTATTTTAAGTCTTTTaagttttttgaatttttttatatcatAGTATCACTCTTATGAAGGCACTTGCATGTGAATATgatgaataaaattttattattattactaccGGCAAATGAAACCAAAGAAATGAGTAGGGTACTACGAAAAGCACCTTACCCGAATATGAACTTGAACCTAAATTAATATTCTAAATACTTGAATtccaattaaaatttatctttaaCTACCTGAACTCATTCTAAACTCGTTATCTGAAAAAATACCTGAATCCGtttgattttatatatttttaattaataatctacataaaatttttttaataataatttatatattaagaatttaataattctataaaatatttaaattctatttatataaaatataatatatgaaaatttataaatattattaaaaaacatattttatatttaattgattatttaTATAAACAAGTTCAGGTAACAAAAATTCAGCATACACAACCTGAACCTAATCCGAACTCAATACGGATATTATTTTTCAAaccaaacccatctcaaatctaaTCATATACTATCCAAACCTATGCTATATGTGAGGGTTCGATCGAATCATAATACCCATAAATACTCGATCTATTGCCATccctaaataaaatcaatatccttGTAAATTCAATGATATTTATATAGACTAAGATagattgattttcttttttctttttttttcatatttagtGTTGATGCTTCTAATAATATTTGGGATGATTAATATcgtttttacataaaaaaatgaattttgaATGTGATTACATGAGATTTTAATGTTcttgaatttattaatttaaatatatattaattataatttattaatatcctCATTTATTAGTCAATTTTAGCTAAGTTGTTTGATTTTGTTCATGTGgttataagaaaatctaattatatgcatatatttatatgAGAAGTTATGTTTCtctcaatattaattttaattttaagttgttatattttagattttgaaaataataaaaatgagagaaaggtacaaaaaggaaaagaaggataaaaaaataatttgactacttgaaaatattaataaataattattatgaaatcattaaaaatgcatgattaaatttatttttatattttaattcataATGTTTTTATAATACATATATAATATattctataatttaaaaaaataaaattacttattaaatttattaaataattaatatatgaaatatgtcttaaaattatttgtattaaatagtataataatataaagtttcaagatatcaatataataaaaatga carries:
- the LOC110632203 gene encoding receptor-like kinase TMK4, which translates into the protein MVHRLLFHFLPFFLLILLSTAAADDGAVMLKLASSLAPLPSGWSTKSSSDFCSWKGVGCDPSGRVTSISLPNEDLTGNLPSELGLLNELQEISLQNNKLSGDLPSLANLSRLQSLYLDSNNFTSFPSGFFKGLTSLQTLSIGGNINLSPWELPTDLADSSALKTLDARQSNIFGSIPDIFASFPGIQSLRLSYNNLTGSLPWSFANSSIQNLWLNNQQMGLTGTIDVLPSMTQLYQVWLQKNQFTGPIPDLSKCTSLFDLQLRDNQFTGEVPASLVTLPNLANISLSNNKLQGPSPVFKSSVKVTNDGKNNYCTVSGKACDEQVTALLEIAATLGYPSKLSDDWTGNDACSGWNFVSCDPNKKVTTVNLGKQGFSGIISPAFANLTNLKNLYLNNNNLTGSIPDSMTKLALQTLDVSNNNLSGKVPAFSSSVKLITKPGNLLLGTDISTGGGTPESSATNGGSPSASTSPSGAGKRSGIAGGIIAGIIIAVVIFIAVLSFVLYKYNKRRPSYGDMEKDDSVRVLGKNGGPSGTNGYNGLPTELHSQSSGGDSDRKMFEGGNVAVSIEILRQVTNNFSEENIIGRGGFGVVYRGELHDGTKIAVKRMESTVMGTKGMNEFQAEIAVLSKVRHRHLVALLGYCVNGNERLLVYEYMPRGTLGDHLFDWQVHSYSPLTWKQRVTIALDVARGIEYLHSLAQQSFIHRDLKPTNILLGDDMRAKVADFGLVRNAPDGKYSVETRLAGTFGYLAPEYAATGRVTTKVDVYAFGVVLMEIITGRKALDDTLPDEKAHLVTWFRRVLINRESIPKVIDQTIELDEETLASIYRVAELAGHCTSREPYQRPDMGHAVNVLGPLVEQWRPASREEDEGYGIDLHMSLPQALQRWQADESSSSLFNDISYSQTQSSIPAKPSGFAESFKSTDLR